The window TCTGCATTTTCATTAATGGTCACAGCGCCTGTGGTGTGCATGGAAAACACATGCACAAGCCCGTTGCTGATGCCGGACTGCCGGACAATGTCCCGGACCTGGTCCGTGATGTCTATCATCTGGGTCCTGGCACTGGTTTTAATTGAAAACTGCATCTGTATCTCCTTTATTGATTCCATTCCCGTGTTGGGGCGTAAAGTTGCCCGGATGGGTGATTTTACGCCCCAACACTATCTACAGCTCTAAAGCGGTTTTCACTATGTTCTCCACGGACATGCCAAACTCTTTGAGAACCGTACTGCCGGGGGCTGATGCGCCGAACCGGTTGATGCTGATGCACTTGCCCTGGCTGCCCGCATATTTTTCCCAGCCCATGGAGATACCGGCTTCAACGGTCAGACGTTTGGTGACAGCGGCCGGGAGCATCCTCTCTTTATATGCGGCCGGTGCTTTCTCAAATAATTCCCAGGAGGGCAGGGACACCACAGATGCCTTGATATTGTGCTCTTTTTCCAGGATGTCTGCTGCGGCAACACTGATGTGAACTTCTGAACCCGTGGCGATAATCAGCATATCCGGGGTTTTGCCTGCACTTTTTACGGTGTAGCCGCCCCATTCCATATCTCCGTCGGAGTTGGACAGGTCCAGGGTGGGCAGTTTCTGCCGGGAAAGGATCAGTGCCGTGGGACCGTTCAGGGTGCCCAATGCCTTTTTCCAGCCAAAGGCCGTCTCATTGGCATCGGCAGGGCGGATGACGGTGAGGCCGGGGATGGCCCGCAGCGCCGCCACATGTTCCACCGGCTGGTGGGTGGGGCCGTCTTCGCCCACAGCCACGGAATCATGGGTAAACACGTAGATGATGGGCAGCTTCATCAGGGACGCAACCCGGATGGCCGGCCGCATGTAGTCGGCAAACACCAGGAAGGTTCCGCCAAAGGGTCGGACACCGCCGTGCAGGTACATGCCGCTCATGATGGCGCCCATGGCGTGCTCCCGGACCCCGAACCGGATGTTTCTGCCGGACCACGCTTCTTTCTGGAACTCTTCGGCACAGGCCATGTAGGTCTTGTTGGAGGGTGCAAGGTCGGCTGATCCGCCCATTAAAGTGGGCAGTTTCGGCGCGATGGCGTTAAGCACCTTGCCCGAAGCCGCCCGTGTGGCCACAGGTCCGTCCTCGGGTTTGAACACAGGGATATCCTTGTTCCATCCGTTGGTTAAAAATCCTGTAATGGCATCCACAAACAGATTGGCATCTTCGGGGTACAGGGTTTTAAATTTTGTGAAGGTCTCCTGCCAGGTTTTTTCACGCTGCTCACCATAGGCAACGGCTTTGCGCGTATTGGCCAGAACTTCGTCAGGCACATAAAAATCCTTGTCTTCGGGCAGGCCATAGAATTTTTTAACTATTTTGATCTCTTCTTCGCCCAGTGGGGAACCGTGGGCATCCGGTGAATCCTGTTTGCTGGGGCTGCCGTAGGCGATATGGGTGGAGATTTTAATCAAAGAGGGTTTGGATACGGCATCTTTGGCCGCCTGAACCGCCTTTTCAATGGCATTAAGGTCGTTGCCGTCGGCCACCTCAACCACATGCCAGTTCATGGCCTCGAATTTGGCCTTGGTATTTTCGGTGAATGTGATGCTGGTTTTGCCTTCGATGGTGATTGAATTATCATCGTAAAGGAGGATCAAACGCCCGAGCCCCAGATGCCCTGCCAGGGAAACGGCTTCCATGGCCACCCCTTCCATGAGATCCCCGTCGCCGCAGATGGCATAGGTGTAATGGTCAATTAAATTCTGGTTATCCTTGTTAAAGCGGTCTGCCATATGACGTTCGGCCATGGCCATGCCCACGGCATTGGCCACACCCTGGCCCAGGGGGCCGGTGGTGGTTTCCACGCCGCTGGTTTCTCCATACTCGGGGTGTCCCGGGGTTTTGGAGCCCCACTGCCTGAAATTTTTCAAGTCATCCAGGGTCAGTCCGTAGCCAAACAGATATAAAAGAGAGTACAACAGCGAAGAGGCATGCCCGCCGGACAGAACAAAACGGTCCCGGTTGACCCAGGACGGATTGGTGGGGTTCTGTTTCAGAAAGTGTTTGAAAACCACATAGGCGGCAGGTGCCAGGCCCATGGGGGCTCCGGGATGCCCGGAGTTGGCTTTCTGGACCATGTCCATGCACAGGGCACGGATGGTGTTGACGGTGAGCTGGTCTTGGTTGTTGGTTTCGGCGTCAGCCATGGATATCTCTCCTGTAAAAAATTTAAAAAATTATAAAGCTCTCATATGTTCGGGTGTCAACGCAATTTTGCCGTCCAGGGCCAGGGATATAAGCTCAAGGGTTTTTTCCTTGTCCCGGGGCAGGCGAGCCCGTACGGGCAAATAGTTGGAGGCATGATTGGCGTGGAAAAGGCCGTTCGTCAGGTTGGTGGCCGCAATCATGGCGCCAAGTTCGGTGAGCATCTCCCGGGGCCCGGGCAGCTCAAACTCTCCATTTTCATACTGGTCAAACAGTTCGGTGCCGGGAATGAGCATCAGGCTTAGGGCACCCACAAAGTCAGGGTCCATGGCCGTGAGCACCCGGCCGGTTTCCCGGGCATGGTCCAAAGATCCCTTTCGGCCCCCAAGCCCGAGCAGCACAGTGACCGAAAGTTTGATGCCGGCCTTTTTGAGCTTTTTGCCCATGGCGATCATTGTAGCCGCATCCGCACCCTTGCGGATGGCTTCAAGTACCTTGTCGTCACCGGATTCAAGGCCCATGTAGGCGATCTTGATGCCAAGGTCGTGAAGCAGGGCCAGCTCCTCATCGGTTTTCATCTTTATGCTTTTGGTATTGGCGTAACCCCCCACCCGTTCCACCCAGGGCAGCCGGTCCCGGATTCGTTCAAGGATGGGAACCAGGCGTCTCATGGGAATAATCAGGGCGTCGCCGTCACACAAAAACAGGCGGGTCTGGCGTCGGCAGTATTTCCGGGCAAATTCGATATCTTCAAAGATCACCTCATCTTTTTTGATGTTGAACCGTTTTCCCCGATAGGTCCCGCAAAAGGTGCATTTATTATGGGAGCAGCCCAGCGTGACCTGGAGCAGTATACTGTCCGCCTCGCTGGGCGGCCTGATAACCATACCTTCTAAGTGCATTGTTTATCCTTGTTAAAAATTAAACCTCTATATTTAGCAGTTATTAGTTAATAATTCAACATTCACAAAAATTTCCAGCTGGGGTCATCTTACTCTTTCCAACGTGCCGTTTGATGAATTCAGCCGGGGGCACCTCCCTATCGCTATCGGTATCGCTATCGCTATCGAGCGGTCCTGAAATCAATTTTGATTTTGACCTATCCATCCGGGTAAGGAAAAATTCGGTTTCAGTGCTGGGCACTGAAATTTTTTCGAGAGCGAGAGCGATCCCGATAGCGATAGCGATGGAGACGCGGGGTGGAAAATTTGAATTGGAGATTTGATTTTGAATGTTTTTGGCGGTAATATTCATTCCCATAATTTCCTTTGTTTTGATATGTTGCCTTTTCCTTTAACGAAAATTGAATGGCCTTCTTCATGGATTGATATGTTATGCCTGGGAAGCTGCCGAAATTGCTGCACAAGGAGGTATGTGGATGCGCAGGTTTATTTCTGTTTTCACGACATTTTTATTTTTAGTCTCTACGTCTGAATGTATGGCATATGACTGGGTGGTTTTACCTTCTGATTCAAAAGATAAAATCCATGGTGCTGTGGAAAAGGAGGTCGGCAAAAAGAAAAATTATGATTCCGGAAGCTTTAAGAGGGATGCCATCGAAAAGGCAGAGGAAGAAGTTTATCTGAAAAACAAGGAGATCAGTGATAACCTGATAACTCTCAGAAATAACTATAATCACTATAAAGACAGACGGGACGCGCAAAAAACCATTTGTGACAATCTAAAAAGCGTACTGGATAAAGAGGATGTAAAATATAAAACCGCCATTGACAGCGTTGAAAAACTTAAAGGGCAGCAAGAGGAATATATCAAGGAGATCTTTCTTCAAAAGGGTCATTTGGAAAACAGATTGTTAAACGAACCTGTGGGAGAAGTCGTCACCGCCACGCTCTACAGTACCGGATGGAATAAGAAAAAATCCGATCTTGAAACCCAAGCGGATGCAGCGGCAGCGGAAACAGCCGTTGAAACCCTGATGACATATATTGAATCTTTTTCCACACAAAAAGAGGGCATACTTTCAAACGATGTTATTACCAGCCATAAATCCGGGAGGGCTGATGCCGTCAAAAAAATCCTGGAACATAAAATCGCAGCCGGAAAATATCTAAGGATAAAAAGCTTTAGAATTTATCCCCTTAAAGAAACGGTTCATCGCTCAAAGATGGATTCAATGAATTCTTCCTGTGAAACCACCACAGTCTTGAATGAGTCGATGCTCCATGATTTTTTAAAAAAGAATAACATTGAACTGCCTGAAAATTTTAAAAAACGCATTCGTTTGAAGGTTACGGATTCACAAACCACCACCGAAAATGATCAAAAGAACACCCATAGCATCATTACCACTCAACAGGCTGTTATCAAAAGCAAGGAAGGCTGCCTTCAAAACGTTATTGACAATATTGCCCTTCAGAATCGCGTGATAAAACAGAGCGAAGAAACCAGGAAAAGCCTGGCCCTGGAATTAAAAAACGCTCGGGATCATTTTAAACAATGCCTGGGTGATTTGAGTATAGCTGAGCAGGCATATAACAGTGCCAAAAATAATTTAATATACTATACGTTTGAGTCCGGAAGAGAACAGTTGAAAAGAGATAAATTGCCGCCTGAAATCGCTGCCGATGCTGTTCTTAGCACACTGAGCCGGGTCAAAGACTCCTCCCGTAAATTCTACTCGGATGTTTTTGAAGAGACAAACATGGGCGTTTTGACAATTTCAGAGAAAGGTTCGAAAGAAGTACCTTTAAAAATTGAAAATTTTAAACTTGTTTACATATCAGAAAGCAGTACATCTGATGATATTGAGATCGGAGCTATTTTTGGGGTTAAAATGGGTAGTCTGCCTGTGGAGAAGGTCGGGGGGGTGCAGTCTTCCGGTTCCCGGATGCAGGCGGCTTCCCTGCCGCCGGCCAAAGGGTCCCTGGCTGTTGATGCTGTCCCAAAGGATGCGGATGTCAAGATTATGAATATCAAAGAAAAATACCAAAGGGGAATGGAACTTGATCCGGGCAGCTACCATGTCCGGGTGGTGGCCCCGGGATATGATACCCAAAATCTTTGGATAGAGGTGGGTCAGGGTGAGGATAAGACCATAGCTGTGTCTTTGGAGAAGAGCCGAGGGGCGCAGATCGGCTCCCTGCCGCCGGAACCCGGAAGCCCTGAACCTGGAAGAAAGATCTGGACCGAACCGATTACGGGCATGCAGTTTGTCTGGGTGCCCGGGGGGTGTTTTCAGATGGGGCAGACCCAGGAGGAAAAGGATTATCTGATCAAAGATGCGGGACAGGAAACCTATGATAAGTATTATAAAGATGAATTGCCTCGCCACCCGGTTTGTGTGGACGGCTTTTGGGTGGGCAGAACTGAGGTGACGCTGGGGCAGTTTCGAAAATTTGTAAAAGCCCGGAGATACAAAACGGACGCGGAAAAGAAGGGGAACGCCTGGATTCTCAATAAATCCACGGGCTGGCAATGGAAAGAAACAGCGGGGCATAACTGGATGGATCCGGGGTTCAATCAGACCGATACCCACCCGGTTGTCACTGTCTCCTGGAATGACGCCAAGGCTTTTGCAGGATGGCTGTCCCAGCGTTCAGGCCGAACCATAACCCTTCCCACGGAAGCCCAGTGGGAATATGCCGCCAGGGCCGGAACCACTTCCATGCGTTTCTGGGGTGACAACAATGCCTGTCTCTATGTCAATGCGGCTGATCAGACTGCGTTTCCAGGGGATTCCGGTCAAAAGTGGAGCAAGCGGTTTGAGTGCAATGACGATTATTTTTTTACAGCACCCGTGGGCAGTTTCCGGCCCAACGCCTTTGGTCTTTATGACATGCTGGGCAATGTCTGGGAGTGGTGTGAGGATGTGTATGATAAAAATGCATATGACAAACATTTAAGGAATAATCCTGTAATTACCTCCGGGTCTTCCCGTCGCGTGGACCGTGGCGGCAGTTGGGGCCCTTTACCCCAGGTACGTTCGGGCGGCCTACCGGTGCAGGCGCTCGGCTGATGGCCGTGGCAGTCTTGTGTGTTTTCGTCTCTGCTTTGCCCCCGAGTCCGGCAGGCAACAGTAAGAGCTGTAAAGCAGCAGGGCCTTCGGACTGACAGGGGCGCACGGCCAGAGGGCAATAGCCCCGGCCGTGCCGCCTGTCAGTCCGAAGGCCCCGGCGTTAAGGGATAATGAACATCCAATGAAATTTAAAATTTTTACCTATCCGGTACCTCCGCCGGAAGATCCGGCAGAGCTGAATTCCTTTTTGTCTTCGGTCAGGGTGCTGTCCGTAAGCCAGTACAAGTGCCGGTCGGGCAGTTCTTCCTGTCTGGTTTTTGTTGTGGAGTATCTTGAGGGAAAACCCGCCGGGCAAAAAGGGAAGCCTCAACCCCGGGTAGACTATCGGGAAACCCTGTCCGATGGGGATTTTACTCTTTTTTCCCGGCTTCGGGATCTGCGGAAAACCATTGCGGAAAAAGAAGGTGTGCCGGTATATGCCGTGTTCACCAATGCCCAGCTCTCAGGTATAGTTGAAAAAAGGATAAATGATATGCCGGGCCTGCTGGCCCTTGAAGGCGTGGGCCAGGCCAAAGCGGATAAGTACGGTCAGGATTTTATCCGGTTGTGCAGGGAAATTTTTCCGGCTCCTGATCCGGGCGGAAGCGCTGCGCCATGAACCAAAGCGCATGTGCCATGGAAGCTGTCCTTGAATGGGACAATCTGATGAACGCCTTCCACAACGCAGCCAAAGGCAAAGCCGACAGAAAAGAGGTGATTGCCTTTCGGAAAAATCTGGACCGCAATATTTTTGCTCTGCAGAAGGATCTGGAAAATCTCACCATGGCATTCGGCAGGTATAGCTTTTTCAGGATACATGACCCCAAAACACGGGATATCTGTGCGGCTGCTTTCAGGGAGCGGGTTGCCCACCATGCGTTGATCAATGTCTGCGGTCCTGTTCTGGACCACTGTCAGATTCGTCACTCCTATGCCTGCCGGAAAGGAAAGGGCCAGCACAGGGCTCTGAAAACAGCATCCCAGTGGGCCTGCCATCATGAATTCTTTCTGAAAATGGACGTGGCCCGGTTTTTCGATACTGTTGATCATGCTGTTCTGAAAAAAATGCTTGCCGGAAAAATCAGGGATGCCAAGGCGAGAGCATTATTCTCAAAAATTATAGATTCATATGAATCTGTGCCGGGAAAAGGTTTGCCTCTGGGAAATCTTACCAGCCAGTATTTTGCCAATTTTTACCTGACCGGGTTTGATCATTGGATCATCCAGTCGACCGGAGCGGGAAGATATCTAAGATATATGGATGACATGGTTGTTTTTGCAGATCGTCTGGATCTTAAAAAGCTTAGCAATGAAATTGAATATTACCTTGATGCCAATCTCAAATTACGCTTGAAACCAAACCACCAGATTAATCGGACGGAAAACGGCCTGGGGTTTTTAGGGGCCGTGGTTTATCCCGGCCGGTTAAGGTTGAGCCAGGCAGCCAAAAGGCGGGTCAGCCGTAAATTCAAGGCCAGGGAAACGGCTTTTCAAAAAGAGATCATTTCCGAAAAAGACCTGGCCCATGGCGTTCAGTCTTTGTGGGCCGGGCTCTGCCACACCCAAAGCCGTGGATGGCGGAAAAATCTGGCCGTGAAAAGCAGAATAGCATGAACCAAGGGATATACCAGGCAAACCCTTCACGTGAACCGTGGCGGCAGTTGGAACAATAACCCCAGGAACGTTCGGGCGGCCAACCGGAACAGGAACTCGGCTGATAACCGTAACAGTAATATGGGTTTTCGTCTCTGCTTTGCCCCGAGCCCGGCAAAGTCTGCCGGACAGCGTATATTCCTGTTTCCCTGGAAAGGGAACAAAGAGGGCGGGTTAAGATCCGGAACAAAATAGAGTTCTTGGCGATTACGGACTTGATGTTTCGGATTCTTTCCCGCCTATTTGGGTGACACAAGGAAGGAAAATAAATGATTATCAACCTGAAGGGGCAGTAAAGCATAAAATGCCCAGGGGGTGGCTCGCTATCGCTATCGGGATCGCTATCGAAAAATGATCCTGAAATCGATTTCGATTTCGACTTAAATGTCCAGCCTTAAAATCACAGCAGAGTTTCAGTGCTGTGCACTGGAATATTTTCGATAGCGATAGCGATCCCGATAGCGATAACGATGCGGGGTGGAAAATTTGAAAGGCGGTCGAGAATATTGGAGATTGATTTCTCTGATTAGGAAGGAGAAATAGGGTTGAAAAGAAGGCTGGCTTTCTATACGTCCTATACAGCTCCCCCCAAAAAAAATGTTTATTCAAACCAGGATCGTTTAACGTTTGATATGGATTGTTACCGATGAAATCGACAGTTTTGGGTGTTCTGTCTCAAAATCACCACCTTGACGATACGTACGCCATGGCGTACTATTATATAAATTAAGATTCAAGGAGGTACTCATGACAATATTATCCGCTACAGAGGCCCGTTCCAATCTTTACAGGCTTATTGACCAGACATTATCATCCCATGAACCAATTATTATCACAGGAAAGAGAGGAAATGCGGTCCTTCTTTCTGAAGAAGACTGGAAATCAATTCAAGAAACAATGTTCTTACTAAATATTCCTGGAATGCGCGAATCTATACAGGAAGGACTGTCAACGCCAGTGGAAGAATGCAGCGAGGATCTTGACTGGTGATGTGGAAGGTTGTTTACACAAAGCAAGCACAGAAGGATGCGAAGAAACTTTCTTCATCAGGGTTAAAGTTAAAAGCAAAGGGAATCATAGAGATTTTAAAGGAAAATCCATATCAAACTCCACCGCCT is drawn from uncultured Desulfobacter sp. and contains these coding sequences:
- a CDS encoding formylglycine-generating enzyme family protein codes for the protein MRRFISVFTTFLFLVSTSECMAYDWVVLPSDSKDKIHGAVEKEVGKKKNYDSGSFKRDAIEKAEEEVYLKNKEISDNLITLRNNYNHYKDRRDAQKTICDNLKSVLDKEDVKYKTAIDSVEKLKGQQEEYIKEIFLQKGHLENRLLNEPVGEVVTATLYSTGWNKKKSDLETQADAAAAETAVETLMTYIESFSTQKEGILSNDVITSHKSGRADAVKKILEHKIAAGKYLRIKSFRIYPLKETVHRSKMDSMNSSCETTTVLNESMLHDFLKKNNIELPENFKKRIRLKVTDSQTTTENDQKNTHSIITTQQAVIKSKEGCLQNVIDNIALQNRVIKQSEETRKSLALELKNARDHFKQCLGDLSIAEQAYNSAKNNLIYYTFESGREQLKRDKLPPEIAADAVLSTLSRVKDSSRKFYSDVFEETNMGVLTISEKGSKEVPLKIENFKLVYISESSTSDDIEIGAIFGVKMGSLPVEKVGGVQSSGSRMQAASLPPAKGSLAVDAVPKDADVKIMNIKEKYQRGMELDPGSYHVRVVAPGYDTQNLWIEVGQGEDKTIAVSLEKSRGAQIGSLPPEPGSPEPGRKIWTEPITGMQFVWVPGGCFQMGQTQEEKDYLIKDAGQETYDKYYKDELPRHPVCVDGFWVGRTEVTLGQFRKFVKARRYKTDAEKKGNAWILNKSTGWQWKETAGHNWMDPGFNQTDTHPVVTVSWNDAKAFAGWLSQRSGRTITLPTEAQWEYAARAGTTSMRFWGDNNACLYVNAADQTAFPGDSGQKWSKRFECNDDYFFTAPVGSFRPNAFGLYDMLGNVWEWCEDVYDKNAYDKHLRNNPVITSGSSRRVDRGGSWGPLPQVRSGGLPVQALG
- a CDS encoding HRDC domain-containing protein; protein product: MKFKIFTYPVPPPEDPAELNSFLSSVRVLSVSQYKCRSGSSSCLVFVVEYLEGKPAGQKGKPQPRVDYRETLSDGDFTLFSRLRDLRKTIAEKEGVPVYAVFTNAQLSGIVEKRINDMPGLLALEGVGQAKADKYGQDFIRLCREIFPAPDPGGSAAP
- a CDS encoding radical SAM protein encodes the protein MHLEGMVIRPPSEADSILLQVTLGCSHNKCTFCGTYRGKRFNIKKDEVIFEDIEFARKYCRRQTRLFLCDGDALIIPMRRLVPILERIRDRLPWVERVGGYANTKSIKMKTDEELALLHDLGIKIAYMGLESGDDKVLEAIRKGADAATMIAMGKKLKKAGIKLSVTVLLGLGGRKGSLDHARETGRVLTAMDPDFVGALSLMLIPGTELFDQYENGEFELPGPREMLTELGAMIAATNLTNGLFHANHASNYLPVRARLPRDKEKTLELISLALDGKIALTPEHMRAL
- a CDS encoding Txe/YoeB family addiction module toxin, giving the protein MWKVVYTKQAQKDAKKLSSSGLKLKAKGIIEILKENPYQTPPPYERLIGDLSGAYSRRLNIQHRIVYQIIDADKIVKVLRMWTHYE
- the tkt gene encoding transketolase → MADAETNNQDQLTVNTIRALCMDMVQKANSGHPGAPMGLAPAAYVVFKHFLKQNPTNPSWVNRDRFVLSGGHASSLLYSLLYLFGYGLTLDDLKNFRQWGSKTPGHPEYGETSGVETTTGPLGQGVANAVGMAMAERHMADRFNKDNQNLIDHYTYAICGDGDLMEGVAMEAVSLAGHLGLGRLILLYDDNSITIEGKTSITFTENTKAKFEAMNWHVVEVADGNDLNAIEKAVQAAKDAVSKPSLIKISTHIAYGSPSKQDSPDAHGSPLGEEEIKIVKKFYGLPEDKDFYVPDEVLANTRKAVAYGEQREKTWQETFTKFKTLYPEDANLFVDAITGFLTNGWNKDIPVFKPEDGPVATRAASGKVLNAIAPKLPTLMGGSADLAPSNKTYMACAEEFQKEAWSGRNIRFGVREHAMGAIMSGMYLHGGVRPFGGTFLVFADYMRPAIRVASLMKLPIIYVFTHDSVAVGEDGPTHQPVEHVAALRAIPGLTVIRPADANETAFGWKKALGTLNGPTALILSRQKLPTLDLSNSDGDMEWGGYTVKSAGKTPDMLIIATGSEVHISVAAADILEKEHNIKASVVSLPSWELFEKAPAAYKERMLPAAVTKRLTVEAGISMGWEKYAGSQGKCISINRFGASAPGSTVLKEFGMSVENIVKTALEL
- a CDS encoding RNA-directed DNA polymerase, with the protein product MNQSACAMEAVLEWDNLMNAFHNAAKGKADRKEVIAFRKNLDRNIFALQKDLENLTMAFGRYSFFRIHDPKTRDICAAAFRERVAHHALINVCGPVLDHCQIRHSYACRKGKGQHRALKTASQWACHHEFFLKMDVARFFDTVDHAVLKKMLAGKIRDAKARALFSKIIDSYESVPGKGLPLGNLTSQYFANFYLTGFDHWIIQSTGAGRYLRYMDDMVVFADRLDLKKLSNEIEYYLDANLKLRLKPNHQINRTENGLGFLGAVVYPGRLRLSQAAKRRVSRKFKARETAFQKEIISEKDLAHGVQSLWAGLCHTQSRGWRKNLAVKSRIA
- a CDS encoding type II toxin-antitoxin system Phd/YefM family antitoxin, translating into MTILSATEARSNLYRLIDQTLSSHEPIIITGKRGNAVLLSEEDWKSIQETMFLLNIPGMRESIQEGLSTPVEECSEDLDW